Below is a window of Yersinia kristensenii DNA.
TCGCCGAACTTTATCAAGATTTTGATCGCCGCCAAAATGCGCGGATGAATGATGCTATTGCACAATGTGAGCCGACGCTCACTGCCATCGCCACTGTGATGGCCTCCTCGTATATTGATTGTGTGCTGACTCAGGGGCAGGAAATACCCGGTGTGATCGCGGCATTGAAGGGCACGCCAGAGCTTGATGACATGAAGCGCGAATACTCCAAAACGTATATTCACAGCTGCCGCAATATACTCGCCCCCTATACAAAAGAGAGTGTGATTTCAGATGCCAGTTTGTGGGCGTTATTAGGAGCGGCAGAAGGTTTGTCCTATTCTGCCGCCAGCGGCGAGATTACTGCTGAACAGGCGAAATCTGAACTATTTGAGTTAATTGTGGCGATAGTGGAAAGAAGTATCAGTCAGACGAGCCGCAATTAAGAATTGTAAATAATATCATTAATTGATTATTACTAAAGCCCTCCCCCGCACGTCGAGGGGAGGATTTGTATTATTCACCGCAACATTAAACCGTTTCTTTCGACTCAAGTGGTTTTTGATTACGGCTAACCGCCACTTTGAACGCCCAATAGATAAAGCTGGCAGCAACCAGTGAGTTGATGGTTGGAATCCCCCACTCGGTC
It encodes the following:
- a CDS encoding TetR/AcrR family transcriptional regulator yields the protein MATAWQLVREEGTEALTLGRLAERAGVTKPVVYDHFGTRAGLFAELYQDFDRRQNARMNDAIAQCEPTLTAIATVMASSYIDCVLTQGQEIPGVIAALKGTPELDDMKREYSKTYIHSCRNILAPYTKESVISDASLWALLGAAEGLSYSAASGEITAEQAKSELFELIVAIVERSISQTSRN